The Vairimorpha necatrix chromosome 1, complete sequence genome contains a region encoding:
- a CDS encoding putative SP-containing protein → MSLLLRIFVFTALLLNASRNDFESLENYFNIINDEHACRRFNHILEDGEIASKGIETWRKLVWDEVTTNSIFKDMIRNTKLRERLDYLKEKFLIPITANYKVRGINEGNLSEPEKKFIDNLIHITKDMYETYNSCNKDLSDNDISFEENFKKIINNNICFKQAGNEIPFVILKKCGGKKNFYKTCFDNSGAEAFSKAVIDNQNEVLNANCTNEIYEFKDVYMPNMTELCNSKNITDPKTTETIAKYFKDWNITEICDSENTSSGLTSNQIHMLWMVLIPAAFLFGFIIYNCFRPNPKKCSNLDDYLNH, encoded by the coding sequence ATGAGTTTGCTACTTAGAATTTTTGTGTTCACTGCACTTTTACTAAATGCAAGTCGAAATGATTTTGAGAGCCTTGAAAACTATTTCAATATCATCAACGATGAACACGCTTGCAGAAGATTTAATCATATACTGGAAGATGGGGAAATTGCGTCAAAGGGTATAGAAACGTGGCGTAAGCTGGTCTGGGATGAAGTAACAACaaatagtatttttaaagatatgATTCGGAATACTAAATTGAGAGAACGTTTAGATTacttaaaagaaaaatttttaataccCATTACTGCTAACTACAAAGTACGCGGAATAAATGAGGGGAACTTAAGCGAaccagaaaaaaaatttatcgaTAACCTCATACATATTACAAAAGATATGTATGAAACATATAATTCGTGTAATAAGGATTTATCTGATAACGATATATCTTTTGaggaaaattttaaaaaaataattaataataatatttgttttaaacaAGCGGGGAATGAAATACCTTTtgttattttgaaaaagtgcggaggtaaaaaaaatttttataagacTTGTTTTGATAATTCTGGTGCTGAAGCTTTCTCGAAAGCCGTCATAGATAATCAAAATGAAGTATTGAATGCGAATTGCACTAATGAAATCTATGAATTTAAGGATGTTTATATGCCTAATATGACTGAATTATGTAATAGCAAAAATATTACTGATCCTAAGACAACAGAAACTATTGCAAAATACTTTAAGGACTGGAATATTACGGAAATATGTGATTCAGAAAATACAAGTTCGGGATTGACATCGAATCAAATTCATATGTTGTGGATGGTTTTAATTCCAGCcgcatttttatttggatttataatttataattgtttTCGTCCCAATCCAAAAAAATGTTCGAATTTAGATgattatttaaatcattaa